The following proteins come from a genomic window of Pseudochaenichthys georgianus chromosome 17, fPseGeo1.2, whole genome shotgun sequence:
- the LOC117462759 gene encoding kelch-like protein 40a, with the protein MAAQTIDPVEQPRMYQQSLLQDGLSDLLENEKFVDCVLKIQEEEFPCHRLVLAASSPFFKAMFLSELEESKKREIVLKDVEPSVIKMILRYLYTSDINLTEQNVQDIFMVANMYQIPSIFSVCVSYLQEKLVLGNCLAIFRLGLLLDCPRLALNARDFICERYQVVVRDQDFHQLGASELAIIITSDALNIEREELVFESLMDWVKHDETNRVKDLPELLHCIRFRLIAPDYFKEKVERHQFLRFSQDIKKELDLVKDAYKGRLPKPKKLESDEAKGGEESEDDEEEGYLPGILNNNPRFGMFELELILMISDKGTVAYDPVGNECFVASESTTIPKNHCSLVTKENQVFVVGGLIYNEEDKDEPFSSYFLQFDPVSSEWLGMPSQPNPRCLFGLTEAENSIFVVGGKELKDGEHALDSVSIYDRQSFKWGESDPLPYQVYGHGTVSHNGLVYVIGGKSESKKCMRRVCVYNPTKFEWKDLAPLQTARSLFGITVHKEQIFVVTGVTDAGLTSSVEFYDIATNKWSEFTDFPQERSSLNLISTGGCLYAVGGFAMMPSETSDELVPTEMADVWRYDEPDKCWNGILREISYAEGATILPVRLNTLRLTKL; encoded by the exons ATGGCGGCACAGACTATAGACCCGGTGGAGCAACCTCGGATGTACCAACAGAGTCTGCTTCAGGACGGATTGAGTGACCTCTTGGAGAATGAAAAGTTTGTGGACTGCGTCCTCAAAATTCAGGAGGAGGAGTTCCCCTGCCACCGCTTGGTTTTGGCCGCAAGCAGTCCTTTTTTCAAGGCCATGTTCCTGTCCGAACTGGAGGAGAGCAAGAAGCGTGAGATTGTCCTCAAAGATGTGGAGCCAAGTGTTATTAAGATGATCCTGCGCTACTTATACACCTCTGACATTAATCTGACAGAACAGAACGTCCAGGATATCTTCATGGTTGCTAACATGTACCAGATACCCTCGATCTTCTCTGTATGTGTGTCCTACCTCCAAGAGAAGCTGGTTCTGGGAAACTGCTTGGCTATCTTCCGGCTGGGACTGCTGCTGGATTGTCCCAGGCTGGCTCTGAATGCTAGAGACTTCATCTGTGAACGCTACCAGGTGGTTGTCAGAGACCAGGACTTCCATCAGTTGGGCGCGAGCGAGCTGGCCATCATCATCACCTCAGACGCCCTCAACATTGAGCGGGAGGAGCTGGTGTTTGAATCTCTAATGGACTGGGTCAAACATGACGAGACTAACCGTGTTAAGGACCTTCCAGAGCTTTTGCACTGCATCCGTTTCAGGCTCATAGCTCCGGATTACTTCAAAGAGAAAGTAGAGCGTCACCAGTTCCTGCGGTTCAGCCAGGACATCAAGAAGGAGCTGGATCTGGTCAAGGATGCTTACAAAGGGCGTCTCCCAAAACCCAAGAAGCTTGAAAGTGACGAGGCAAAGGGGGGAGAAGAAAGCGAGGACGATGAGGAAGAAGGGTACTTGCCGGGTATACTCAACAACAACCCTCGCTTTGGAATGTTCGAGCTGGAACTGATACTAATGATCAGTGACAAAGGGACTGTGGCCTATGACCCGGTAGGAAATGAATGCTTTGTGGCCTCAGAGTCGACAACAATCCCAAAGAACCACTGCAGCCTGGTGACCAAGGAGAACCAGGTGTTTGTCGTCGGAGGACTTATCTACAACGAGGAGGACAAAGATGAACCGTTCAGCTCGTACTTCCTGCAG TTTGACCCAGTGAGTTCAGAATGGTTAGGGATGCCTTCTCAACCCAACCCTCGCTGTCTGTTCGGCCTGACTGAAGCTGAGAACTCCATCTTCGTTGTTGGAGGAAAGGAGCTGAAGGATGGAGAGCACGCCCTGGACTCAGTCAGCATCTACGACAGACA GTCATTCAAATGGGGAGAGTCTGACCCTCTTCCTTACCAAGTGTACGGCCATGGAACCGTCTCACACAACGGTCTGGTCTACGTCATTGGAGGGAAATCTGAAAGCAA GAAATGTATGAGAAGGGTCTGTGTCTACAACCCCACAAAGTTTGAGTGGAAGGACCTGGCTCCTCTGCAGACGGCCCGCTCCCTGTTTGGTATCACCGTACACAAAGAACAGATCTTCGTGGTCACGGGGGTCACAGACGCAGGGCTCACCAGCTCTGTGGAGTTCTACGACATTGCCACCAACAA GTGGTCGGAGTTTACAGACTTCCCTCAGGAGCGCAGCTCTCTCAATCTGATCTCCACTGGGGGTTGCCTGTATGCTGTGGGGGGCTTTGCCATGATGCCCAGTGAAACCAGCGACGAGCTGGTCCCAACAGAGATGGCTGACGTCTGGAG ATATGACGAGCCAGACAAGTGCTGGAATGGGATTTTGCGAGAGATCAGCTATGCAGAGGGAGCCACTATTCTCCCAGTGCGTCTCAACACTCTGCGCCTCACCAAGTTATAA